The Sphaerospermopsis torques-reginae ITEP-024 genome has a window encoding:
- a CDS encoding DUF4058 family protein: protein MTSPFPGMNPYLENPDLWSEVHHRLITAIAIAISPPLRPKYRVAIEKRTYRTDSEDSLLVGIPDVTILSVKQKTQKSDNYTATATLSTETANKSVDVTLPLPLEIKEGYLEIREVSTGKVVTVIEVLSPTNKRTKEGRKSYLEKRENILQGDTNLVEIDLIRAGEKMPMITHIADTDYRILIVRSYRLPSAQLFAFSVRETIPNFTIPLQKGEQEIEVNLQDLLLEIYEQAGFDLTLDYNIPPVPDLSVEAQEWMDKLLREQGRRGES from the coding sequence ATGACTTCACCATTTCCAGGGATGAATCCCTATTTAGAAAATCCTGATTTATGGTCAGAAGTACATCATAGATTAATTACAGCGATTGCTATTGCTATATCCCCTCCTTTGCGTCCTAAATATCGCGTAGCTATAGAAAAAAGAACCTATAGAACTGACAGTGAAGATTCTCTGTTAGTTGGTATTCCCGATGTAACTATTTTATCAGTAAAACAAAAAACTCAAAAATCAGATAATTATACAGCAACAGCAACTTTATCCACAGAAACAGCAAATAAATCCGTCGATGTCACTTTACCCTTACCTTTAGAAATCAAAGAAGGATATTTAGAAATTAGAGAAGTTTCTACAGGTAAAGTAGTAACTGTAATTGAAGTGCTTTCTCCTACTAATAAAAGAACAAAAGAAGGTAGAAAATCCTATTTAGAAAAACGGGAGAACATACTACAAGGTGATACTAATTTAGTAGAAATAGACTTAATTAGGGCTGGGGAAAAAATGCCTATGATTACCCATATTGCTGATACAGATTATCGAATTTTAATTGTTAGGTCTTATCGCTTACCATCGGCACAACTATTTGCATTTAGTGTCAGAGAAACTATACCTAATTTTACTATTCCTCTACAAAAAGGGGAACAGGAAATAGAAGTGAACTTGCAGGATTTGTTATTAGAAATATATGAACAAGCAGGATTTGATTTAACCTTAGATTATAATATTCCTCCTGTACCAGATTTATCTGTGGAAGCTCAAGAATGGATGGATAAATTATTAAGAGAACAAGGAAGAAGAGGTGAAAGCTAA
- the crtH gene encoding carotenoid isomerase: protein MFDVIIIGAGIGGLVTATQLAAKGVKVLVLERYLIPGGSAGYFQHQGYTFDVGASMIFGFGKKGTTNLLTRALDAVNVHLETIPDPVQIHYHLPDNLDIKVDQNYEKFLQNLIAYFPHEEKGIRKFYNECQKIFNCLNSIELLSLEELGYVMRVFWQNPLACLGLAQYLPQNVGDIARKYIKDPLLLKFIDIECYCWSVVPANMTPMINAGMVFSDRHYGGVNYPQGGVGKIAQKLAEGLEKCGGKIEYQARVTKIITKQGKAIGVQLATGEVYHAKKIVSNATRWDTFEKLLPKEQIPPNEKNWQQRYQKSPSFLSLHLGLEASVLSQGTECHHIILEDWEKMESAAGTMFVSIPTLLDSSLAPTGYHIIHAFTPAWISDWQGMSAKEYNYKKEQAAGEIIERLERIFPGLDAVLDYMEVGTPLTHRRFLGRVDGTYGPIPRRKLRGLLGMPFNRTAIPNLYCVGDSTFPGQGLNAVAFSGFACAHRIAVDLGF from the coding sequence ATGTTTGATGTTATTATTATCGGTGCTGGTATTGGGGGTTTAGTCACAGCCACCCAGTTAGCAGCTAAAGGCGTGAAAGTCCTGGTTTTAGAACGTTATTTAATTCCCGGTGGAAGTGCAGGTTATTTTCAACATCAAGGATATACTTTTGATGTTGGTGCTTCCATGATTTTTGGTTTTGGCAAAAAAGGAACAACCAACTTACTCACCCGTGCTTTAGATGCAGTCAATGTTCACTTAGAAACCATCCCTGATCCTGTCCAAATTCATTATCATTTACCTGATAATTTAGATATTAAAGTTGATCAAAATTACGAGAAATTTTTACAAAATTTAATTGCCTATTTTCCCCATGAAGAAAAAGGGATTCGCAAATTTTATAACGAATGTCAAAAAATATTTAATTGCCTGAATAGCATAGAATTGTTATCATTAGAAGAACTCGGTTATGTCATGCGAGTATTCTGGCAAAACCCCTTAGCTTGCTTAGGTTTAGCCCAATACTTACCGCAAAATGTCGGCGACATAGCCCGCAAATATATTAAAGATCCGTTATTATTAAAATTCATTGATATTGAATGTTATTGTTGGTCTGTAGTTCCTGCTAATATGACACCAATGATTAATGCAGGAATGGTATTTTCTGATCGACATTATGGGGGAGTTAATTATCCTCAAGGTGGAGTAGGAAAAATTGCCCAAAAATTAGCAGAAGGTTTAGAAAAATGTGGTGGTAAAATTGAATATCAAGCCAGGGTGACAAAAATTATCACTAAGCAGGGTAAAGCTATTGGTGTACAATTAGCAACAGGTGAAGTTTATCATGCTAAAAAAATTGTATCTAATGCTACGCGATGGGACACTTTTGAAAAATTACTACCAAAAGAACAAATACCACCTAATGAGAAAAATTGGCAGCAGAGATATCAAAAATCACCCAGTTTTTTAAGTTTGCATTTAGGGTTAGAAGCATCTGTATTATCTCAAGGTACAGAATGTCATCATATTATTTTAGAAGACTGGGAAAAAATGGAATCAGCAGCAGGGACGATGTTTGTATCTATTCCTACATTACTAGATTCGAGTTTAGCCCCAACAGGATACCACATTATTCATGCTTTTACACCAGCTTGGATTAGTGATTGGCAGGGAATGAGCGCGAAAGAGTATAATTACAAGAAAGAACAAGCAGCAGGGGAAATTATTGAGAGATTAGAGCGAATTTTCCCCGGTTTAGATGCGGTTTTGGACTATATGGAAGTGGGAACACCCCTAACCCATCGGCGGTTTTTAGGTCGGGTTGATGGGACTTATGGACCCATACCCCGGAGGAAATTACGGGGGTTGTTAGGTATGCCTTTTAACCGTACTGCTATACCTAATCTTTATTGTGTGGGTGATAGCACGTTTCCGGGTCAGGGTTTAAATGCTGTGGCGTTTTCTGGGTTTGCTTGCGCTCATCGTATTGCTGTAGATTTGGGATTTTGA
- the upp gene encoding uracil phosphoribosyltransferase, producing the protein MTQQLLVYVPPHPLIKHWLAVARDAATPSVLFRSAITELGRWLTYEAAREWLPTQDTVVNTPLAPCAATFIDPQVPVAVVPILRAGLGLLEGAQTVLPLAKVYHLGLVRNEETLEPSCYLNKLPEKFDPETRVLITDPMLATGGSIMTAMAELTQRGVDPALTRIVCVVAAPPALQKLSAAYPGLTVYSAIIDETVNEQGFILPGLGDAGDRIFGT; encoded by the coding sequence ATGACACAACAATTGCTGGTTTATGTCCCACCCCATCCCCTGATCAAACACTGGCTGGCGGTAGCTCGTGATGCTGCTACGCCTTCGGTTTTGTTTCGCTCCGCCATCACTGAGTTAGGCAGATGGCTAACTTATGAAGCAGCGAGAGAGTGGTTGCCAACGCAAGACACGGTAGTTAATACTCCCTTAGCGCCTTGTGCAGCAACATTTATTGATCCACAAGTACCAGTGGCAGTTGTACCGATTCTCCGGGCTGGGTTAGGCTTATTAGAGGGAGCGCAAACGGTATTACCTTTAGCAAAAGTTTACCATTTGGGTTTAGTGCGAAATGAGGAAACCTTAGAACCCTCTTGTTATTTGAATAAACTACCAGAGAAATTCGATCCAGAAACCAGGGTGTTAATTACCGATCCCATGTTAGCAACAGGAGGATCTATAATGACAGCAATGGCAGAATTGACACAAAGGGGTGTTGATCCGGCGTTAACGCGAATTGTTTGTGTGGTAGCTGCACCACCAGCTTTGCAAAAATTGAGTGCTGCTTATCCTGGTTTAACAGTTTACAGTGCCATTATTGATGAAACGGTTAACGAGCAGGGATTTATTTTACCGGGCTTAGGAGATGCAGGCGATCGCATCTTTGGGACTTGA
- a CDS encoding YggT family protein: MYLLINTLNTFITIYSSLLIIRVLLTWFPQVNWYNQPFAALSQISDPYLNLFRSIIPPLGGMDFSPILAFLALNVASSLISGLVPLVQGF, translated from the coding sequence ATGTATTTACTGATTAACACTCTCAATACTTTCATCACTATCTATAGCTCTTTGCTAATCATTCGGGTTTTATTAACCTGGTTTCCCCAAGTCAACTGGTATAACCAACCATTTGCAGCCTTGAGCCAGATTAGTGACCCCTATCTTAATCTATTTCGTTCAATTATCCCCCCATTGGGTGGTATGGATTTTTCGCCTATCCTAGCTTTCCTTGCACTCAATGTTGCTAGTAGTTTAATATCTGGTCTTGTTCCTTTAGTCCAGGGATTTTAA
- a CDS encoding biotin carboxylase, which produces MRSHSLKLSLKLILISCLLVFCSWVFTLPAQALTQIKLSDLSYQDCPPELAQGAVVSNGSGSANCFIVTGKAENSTYKTVYDADIYGRIYDANNNPILQNRTRLGSIPEVPPGVSNFELRISVPANQPTPLQLKQFKASGFSGKVRR; this is translated from the coding sequence ATGCGATCGCACTCACTCAAGCTATCACTCAAGCTAATATTAATCTCTTGTTTATTAGTTTTCTGCTCTTGGGTTTTTACCTTACCTGCCCAAGCTTTAACACAAATTAAACTATCTGACTTATCATACCAAGATTGTCCACCAGAATTAGCGCAAGGTGCTGTTGTTAGCAATGGTTCAGGGTCTGCTAATTGCTTTATTGTCACTGGTAAAGCTGAAAACAGCACTTATAAAACAGTCTATGATGCAGATATCTACGGACGCATCTATGATGCTAACAATAACCCCATACTCCAAAACCGCACCCGTCTAGGTTCTATTCCTGAAGTACCACCTGGTGTTAGTAATTTTGAGTTAAGAATTTCTGTACCTGCAAACCAACCAACTCCATTACAACTCAAGCAATTTAAAGCATCTGGTTTTAGCGGTAAGGTGCGAAGATAA
- a CDS encoding DNA methyltransferase, protein MVNQLFYGDNLQVLRKHIKDETVDLCYIDPPFNSQRNYHQIYNNIGKEDKAQTQAFIDTWTWDDQANQGLAEIQENYLGHFTAQSIDLISGLTKVLGKGSLLAYLVNMTLRIAEIHRVLKPTGSFYLHCDPTASHYLKIIIDAIFCSQGGDFKNEIIWKRTSGHSDSGKYGNVHDVIFYYSKSLKNTWNQVYQKYEQNYIDKYYRYQDDDGRKWMSGDLGAAGLAGGGYQYEWNGVTKLWRCPKETMEKLDKEGRIY, encoded by the coding sequence ATGGTCAATCAGTTATTTTATGGTGATAATTTGCAGGTTTTGAGAAAACACATCAAAGATGAAACTGTGGATCTTTGCTATATTGATCCGCCCTTTAATTCTCAACGCAATTATCACCAAATTTATAATAATATTGGTAAAGAAGATAAAGCACAAACCCAAGCTTTTATTGATACATGGACATGGGATGATCAAGCTAATCAAGGTTTAGCAGAAATTCAAGAAAACTATTTAGGACATTTTACTGCTCAAAGCATAGATTTAATTTCTGGATTAACCAAAGTTCTGGGTAAAGGAAGTCTATTAGCTTATTTAGTTAACATGACTTTAAGAATAGCAGAAATACACCGAGTTTTGAAACCTACAGGTAGTTTTTATTTACATTGTGATCCTACAGCTTCCCATTATTTAAAAATTATTATAGATGCTATTTTTTGTTCTCAGGGTGGAGATTTCAAAAATGAAATTATCTGGAAACGTACATCAGGACATAGTGATTCTGGTAAATATGGTAATGTTCATGATGTAATTTTTTACTATTCCAAAAGTTTGAAAAATACCTGGAATCAAGTATATCAAAAATATGAACAAAATTATATTGATAAATATTACAGATATCAAGATGATGATGGGAGAAAATGGATGTCAGGTGATTTAGGTGCTGCTGGTTTAGCTGGAGGCGGTTATCAATATGAATGGAATGGAGTGACAAAACTGTGGAGATGTCCAAAAGAAACAATGGAAAAACTTGACAAAGAAGGGAGAATTTACTAG
- a CDS encoding restriction endonuclease gives MQSAEALALKKDDRTRKEFEKWAILTYTNNRATINQKKGADKGIDGIAYFTGDKNEPEKIILQVKSGHVKSGDIRDLQGTIILESAALGILITLKPPTKDMIKTAKEAGIYQSRYMSQAVDKIQMITVQEIIESQKRLDMRLSLEVLKSAEKQKEVKQTQLELFREE, from the coding sequence ATGCAATCTGCGGAAGCACTAGCATTAAAAAAAGACGATCGCACTCGTAAAGAATTTGAAAAATGGGCAATTTTAACCTATACTAATAATCGTGCTACCATTAATCAAAAAAAAGGAGCAGATAAAGGAATTGATGGAATAGCGTATTTTACAGGAGACAAAAACGAACCAGAAAAGATAATTTTACAAGTAAAATCTGGTCATGTCAAATCTGGAGATATTAGAGATTTACAGGGAACAATAATCCTAGAAAGTGCAGCATTAGGGATTTTAATTACCTTAAAACCACCGACAAAAGACATGATCAAAACTGCAAAAGAAGCAGGAATATATCAAAGTCGTTATATGAGTCAAGCTGTAGATAAAATTCAGATGATCACAGTACAAGAAATCATTGAATCACAAAAAAGATTAGATATGAGATTAAGTTTAGAAGTTTTGAAATCTGCGGAAAAACAAAAGGAAGTGAAACAAACACAATTAGAACTTTTTCGGGAGGAATAA
- a CDS encoding PIN domain-containing protein produces MRKVFADSSILIAGSASRTGASRGVLTMAEIGLFQLVISEQVLIECERNISKKLPDALPSFLQLSLK; encoded by the coding sequence ATGCGTAAAGTATTTGCTGATTCTAGTATTCTCATTGCTGGTTCTGCTTCGCGGACAGGAGCTAGTCGTGGTGTATTAACAATGGCAGAGATAGGTTTATTTCAATTAGTGATATCAGAGCAAGTTTTAATAGAGTGTGAAAGAAATATCAGTAAAAAATTACCTGATGCTTTACCTAGTTTTTTACAGTTAAGCTTAAAATAA
- a CDS encoding ABC transporter permease, producing MPDLIKLDIVDLVLAVGLMAIAIGLSVWEKLGLELNLALATGRTILQLIVLGYVLDFIFAVDNVWAVVGIFTIILTITAIVARNRISQKIPLLLPLVWVVIFASTSFTLLYTNFLIIQPDRWYEPRYLIPLGGILIGNAMNAAAVAGERLVSTINQFPTEIETHLSLGATPQQAVSHYRKDAIKAALVPTLNQMMLIGMVTIPTFTSGQLLAGVSALEAVSYEILIIFMVAVVNLLTTIFVTKGLCRQFFNDAMQLVR from the coding sequence ATGCCGGATTTGATTAAATTGGATATTGTAGATTTAGTGTTAGCTGTGGGTTTAATGGCGATCGCTATTGGTTTATCTGTCTGGGAAAAATTAGGACTAGAGTTAAACCTAGCATTAGCCACCGGTAGAACCATCCTCCAACTTATAGTATTAGGATACGTTTTAGACTTCATTTTTGCTGTTGACAATGTTTGGGCTGTTGTGGGAATTTTCACAATCATTCTCACAATTACGGCGATTGTCGCACGAAACCGCATCAGTCAAAAAATTCCTTTGCTACTGCCTTTAGTTTGGGTAGTGATTTTTGCTAGTACGTCATTCACCTTACTTTACACCAATTTTTTGATTATCCAACCTGACAGATGGTATGAACCCCGTTATTTAATTCCTTTGGGTGGTATATTGATCGGTAACGCTATGAATGCCGCAGCAGTAGCCGGAGAAAGGCTAGTTAGCACTATTAATCAATTTCCTACAGAAATAGAAACACACCTCAGTTTAGGTGCAACACCCCAGCAAGCTGTTAGTCACTATCGCAAGGATGCAATTAAAGCTGCATTGGTTCCTACTTTAAATCAAATGATGTTAATTGGCATGGTGACAATACCCACTTTTACCAGTGGACAATTATTAGCTGGAGTATCTGCATTAGAAGCGGTTTCTTATGAAATTTTAATTATTTTTATGGTAGCTGTGGTTAATTTGTTGACGACTATTTTTGTCACTAAAGGTTTATGTCGGCAGTTTTTTAATGATGCGATGCAGTTGGTGAGGTGA
- a CDS encoding DegT/DnrJ/EryC1/StrS family aminotransferase, whose product MIQSVNSVPAFDIKQQYAAIEAEVSHAVLEVLSSGRYIGGPAVEGFEQQFAAYHGVTECVACNSGTDALYLALRALEIGAGDEVITTPFSFFATTEVITAVGATPVFVDIDATTFNLDVTQIAAAITPKTKAIIPVHLFGLPVDMTALMAIANSHNLAVIEDCAQATGASWENQKVGSIGHIGCFSFYPTKNLGGCGDGGAITTNDSAIAAKLRILREHGSKVRYIHEEIGVNSRLDAIQAVILQIKLRYLDTWNKHRQKIATYYYQYLSQIPGITPPQELLGGEAVWNQYTIRVSSQERNGASSKYRDWVRTQLQEKEVSTMLYYPRPLHLQPVYENLGYQPGQLPISEQACHEVIALPMFPELTQEQQDKVIYALKDCLS is encoded by the coding sequence ATGATCCAAAGTGTAAATTCCGTTCCTGCATTTGATATAAAACAGCAATATGCCGCTATTGAAGCCGAAGTCAGTCATGCTGTTTTAGAAGTTCTCAGTTCTGGCCGTTATATTGGTGGTCCTGCGGTAGAAGGTTTTGAACAACAGTTTGCAGCTTATCATGGTGTGACGGAATGTGTAGCCTGTAATTCCGGTACTGACGCTTTATATCTGGCTTTACGTGCTTTAGAAATTGGTGCAGGTGATGAAGTTATTACCACACCTTTTAGCTTTTTTGCTACCACCGAAGTCATAACTGCTGTCGGTGCAACACCTGTTTTTGTAGATATTGATGCCACTACCTTTAATTTAGATGTCACCCAAATAGCCGCAGCAATTACACCCAAAACTAAAGCTATTATCCCCGTTCACCTGTTTGGTTTACCAGTGGATATGACAGCTTTAATGGCGATCGCCAACTCTCATAATTTAGCAGTAATTGAAGATTGCGCTCAAGCCACCGGTGCAAGTTGGGAAAATCAAAAAGTCGGTAGTATTGGACATATTGGATGTTTCAGCTTTTACCCCACCAAAAACCTTGGAGGTTGCGGTGATGGAGGTGCAATCACAACTAACGATAGTGCGATCGCTGCTAAACTGCGGATATTACGAGAACATGGCAGCAAAGTTAGATATATTCACGAAGAAATCGGAGTTAACAGTCGTTTAGATGCCATTCAAGCAGTCATCCTCCAAATCAAACTCCGCTATTTAGACACCTGGAACAAACACAGACAAAAAATAGCAACATATTATTATCAATACCTCAGTCAAATTCCTGGCATTACTCCCCCCCAAGAATTATTAGGAGGAGAAGCAGTTTGGAATCAATATACCATCCGCGTTTCCAGCCAAGAAAGAAACGGAGCAAGTTCCAAATATCGGGACTGGGTGCGGACACAACTGCAAGAAAAGGAAGTCAGCACCATGCTTTACTATCCCCGTCCTTTACACCTACAACCAGTTTATGAAAATTTAGGCTATCAACCAGGACAACTACCAATATCCGAGCAAGCTTGTCATGAAGTTATCGCTTTACCCATGTTCCCAGAACTCACCCAAGAACAACAAGATAAAGTCATTTATGCCTTAAAAGACTGTTTAAGTTAG
- a CDS encoding DUF561 domain-containing protein, with amino-acid sequence MTMLPNLQRAFANRSVLKVISGLNNFNAESVAATVKAADLGGATFVDIAADAALVHLAKSLTKLPVCVSAVEPEKFVEAVAAGADLIEIGNFDSFYAQGRRFEADEVLALTHQTRALLPNITLSVTVPHILTLDQQVQLAEDLVKAGADIIQTEGGTSSQPVHPGTLGLIEKAAPTLAAAYEISRAVSVPVLCASGISNVTAPLAVAAGAAGVGVGSAINQLNSEIAMIAAVRGLVEALATVSDRTFA; translated from the coding sequence ATGACTATGCTTCCTAATTTGCAACGTGCATTTGCTAACCGCAGTGTTTTAAAAGTAATTAGCGGTTTAAATAATTTTAACGCTGAAAGTGTTGCTGCTACTGTGAAAGCGGCTGATCTGGGTGGTGCGACTTTTGTTGATATCGCTGCTGATGCGGCTTTGGTACATTTAGCTAAAAGCTTGACTAAATTACCTGTTTGTGTTTCCGCTGTTGAACCAGAAAAATTTGTAGAAGCTGTTGCTGCTGGTGCTGATTTAATTGAAATCGGTAATTTTGATTCTTTTTACGCACAAGGTCGCAGATTTGAAGCTGATGAAGTTTTGGCGTTAACTCACCAAACTCGCGCTTTGTTACCAAACATCACTTTATCTGTGACTGTTCCCCATATCCTGACTTTGGATCAGCAAGTACAACTGGCTGAAGATTTGGTAAAAGCTGGTGCTGATATCATCCAAACTGAAGGCGGTACTAGCAGTCAACCCGTTCACCCCGGTACTTTGGGTTTGATTGAAAAAGCTGCTCCCACTTTAGCGGCTGCTTATGAAATTTCCCGCGCTGTTTCTGTACCTGTTTTGTGTGCTTCTGGTATTTCTAATGTGACTGCACCTCTGGCTGTTGCTGCTGGTGCGGCTGGTGTGGGTGTGGGTTCTGCTATTAACCAACTCAATAGCGAAATTGCCATGATCGCTGCTGTGCGTGGTTTAGTAGAAGCTTTAGCAACTGTGAGCGATCGCACTTTTGCATAA
- a CDS encoding AAA family ATPase: protein MVKIKSVSFENYKAFYEKQTMQLKPITILIGKNSSGKSSIAKLFTLLENSLNGDINEPILLNNKGVELGEEFKNLFFGNKSGGFLNFQIFYKNNVVIEVALRDKYTKYGKRDSYAL, encoded by the coding sequence ATGGTAAAAATAAAATCAGTCTCTTTTGAAAATTACAAAGCATTTTATGAAAAACAGACAATGCAATTAAAACCAATTACTATTTTGATTGGTAAAAATAGTTCTGGTAAAAGTTCTATTGCTAAATTATTTACTTTGCTGGAAAATTCGCTTAATGGAGATATTAATGAACCGATTTTACTAAACAATAAAGGAGTGGAATTAGGTGAAGAGTTTAAGAATTTATTTTTTGGAAATAAATCAGGTGGTTTTTTAAATTTTCAGATTTTTTATAAAAATAATGTGGTGATAGAAGTTGCTTTGAGAGACAAATATACTAAATATGGTAAAAGAGATAGCTATGCTTTATAA
- a CDS encoding LysR family transcriptional regulator — protein sequence MNQATLHQLKVFEAAARHGSFTRAAEELFLTQPTVSMQIKQLTKSVGLPLFEQVGKRLFLTEAGHELFATCRQIFETIAQFEMTVADLKGLKQGQLRLAVITTAKYIIPRLLGPFCQQYPGIDISLQVTNHEGILDRMIGNLDDLYIMSQVPDHLDINFEAFLENPLVVFAPAGHPLAKEKNIPIERLGEEPFIMREPGSGTRRAVQSLLDEHGVKVKVKLELGSNEAIKQAIVGGLGISVLSRHTLLTDAHEFSILDVQHFPIKRTWYIAYPAGKQLSIVARTYYEYLLEAARKIVEQEIAPLSIKVEQFPS from the coding sequence TTGAACCAAGCGACACTGCACCAGTTGAAGGTGTTCGAGGCCGCTGCCAGACACGGTAGCTTTACCCGTGCTGCTGAAGAGTTATTTCTCACCCAACCGACTGTATCAATGCAAATCAAGCAACTAACAAAATCTGTCGGGTTGCCATTGTTTGAACAGGTGGGAAAACGCTTATTTTTGACAGAAGCGGGACATGAGTTATTTGCCACTTGTCGCCAGATTTTTGAGACTATAGCCCAGTTTGAAATGACTGTAGCAGATTTGAAAGGGCTAAAACAAGGTCAATTGCGGTTGGCGGTGATTACCACAGCTAAATATATTATTCCCCGTTTGTTGGGTCCGTTTTGCCAACAGTATCCGGGAATTGATATTTCGCTACAGGTGACAAATCATGAAGGTATTTTGGATCGGATGATTGGTAATTTGGATGACTTGTATATTATGAGTCAAGTTCCAGATCATTTGGATATCAATTTTGAGGCTTTTTTGGAAAATCCTTTGGTGGTTTTTGCTCCTGCTGGACATCCCTTAGCCAAGGAAAAAAATATTCCTATAGAACGACTGGGAGAAGAACCGTTTATTATGCGGGAACCTGGTTCGGGTACACGCCGCGCTGTGCAGAGTCTCTTAGACGAACATGGGGTCAAGGTCAAGGTAAAATTGGAATTAGGGAGTAATGAAGCTATAAAACAGGCTATAGTTGGAGGCTTGGGAATTTCGGTGTTATCTCGTCACACTTTGTTGACGGATGCCCATGAGTTTAGTATTTTGGATGTACAGCATTTTCCCATTAAGCGGACTTGGTATATAGCTTATCCAGCAGGTAAACAATTATCTATTGTTGCTCGTACTTATTACGAGTATCTGCTAGAAGCAGCAAGGAAAATTGTGGAACAGGAAATTGCTCCTCTCAGTATTAAGGTTGAGCAATTTCCGTCATAA
- a CDS encoding carbon dioxide-concentrating mechanism protein CcmK gives METYNQRSLSTIHAPRRRDPLKDAALGMVSTLSFPAIVGTADMMLKSAGVHLVGYEKIGSGHCTAIVRGNIADVRLAVEAGVQTAEQFGQLVSSLVIPRPYPNLDIVLPINRLTQIMEDGSYSRLSNQAIGLVETRGFPAMVGACDAMLKSADVHLASYEKIGAGLCTAIIRGTVANVAVAVEAGMYEAERIGELNAVMVIPRPLDELEQTLPIASCWVEERQPVNIPLNIKDKIVDAEAVELPDLAKLPVKVKEELWIDE, from the coding sequence ATGGAAACATACAACCAACGCTCTCTTAGTACCATCCATGCACCACGTCGCCGCGATCCCCTCAAGGATGCAGCCTTGGGTATGGTATCCACTCTCAGTTTTCCGGCTATTGTTGGCACGGCTGATATGATGCTCAAGTCGGCTGGTGTTCATTTAGTCGGCTATGAAAAAATTGGTAGTGGTCACTGTACGGCTATTGTTCGGGGTAATATTGCTGATGTGCGTCTAGCTGTAGAAGCTGGTGTACAAACAGCAGAACAGTTTGGACAATTGGTGTCTAGTTTGGTTATTCCTCGGCCTTATCCCAATTTGGATATAGTTCTACCTATTAACCGTCTCACGCAAATAATGGAGGATGGCAGTTACAGCCGTTTGAGTAATCAAGCGATTGGTTTGGTCGAAACTCGTGGTTTTCCGGCAATGGTAGGGGCTTGTGATGCTATGCTGAAATCAGCAGATGTCCATTTAGCTTCCTATGAAAAAATCGGTGCGGGTTTATGTACTGCCATTATTCGGGGTACAGTGGCTAATGTGGCTGTTGCTGTAGAAGCGGGAATGTATGAGGCAGAAAGGATTGGTGAGTTAAACGCTGTCATGGTGATTCCGCGACCTTTGGATGAGTTGGAACAAACTTTACCGATAGCTAGTTGCTGGGTGGAAGAACGTCAACCAGTGAATATACCCTTGAATATCAAGGATAAAATTGTCGATGCAGAAGCAGTGGAATTACCTGATTTAGCAAAATTGCCTGTAAAAGTTAAGGAAGAACTTTGGATTGATGAATGA